In one Sphingobium indicum B90A genomic region, the following are encoded:
- a CDS encoding Trm112 family protein, which yields MNATLDPALLAKLVCPVTRMPLRWDAERSELLSDAAGLAFPVRDGVPVLVVREARPMPE from the coding sequence ACGCCACGCTCGACCCGGCGCTGCTCGCGAAGCTGGTCTGCCCGGTGACGCGCATGCCGCTGCGCTGGGATGCGGAGCGGAGCGAATTGCTGTCCGATGCGGCGGGGCTTGCCTTTCCGGTGCGGGATGGCGTCCCCGTGCTGGTGGTGCGGGAGGCGCGGCCCATGCCGGAGTGA
- the phoB gene encoding phosphate regulon transcriptional regulator PhoB: MARARMLLVEDDAALAELLIWHFKREDFEVVHTVDGEEALLLAQENVPDIVLLDWMVESLSGIEVCRRLRRMNGTANVPIIMLTARGEEEDRVRGLETGADDYVTKPFSPRELVARVGAVLRRVRPALAGETLTFADVEMDTVGHKVRRGGQVIPLGPTEFRLLKHFLEHPGWVFSRERLLDSVWGQDSDIELRTVDVHIRRLRKAINADGRHRDIIRTVRSAGYALDTDGAA; this comes from the coding sequence ATGGCGCGGGCCAGGATGCTGCTGGTGGAGGATGACGCGGCGTTGGCCGAACTGCTCATCTGGCACTTCAAGCGCGAGGATTTCGAGGTCGTCCATACGGTGGACGGCGAGGAAGCGCTGCTTCTGGCGCAGGAGAATGTGCCCGACATCGTGCTGCTCGACTGGATGGTGGAAAGCCTGTCGGGCATAGAGGTCTGCCGCCGCCTGCGCCGCATGAACGGCACGGCCAACGTGCCGATCATCATGCTGACCGCGAGGGGCGAGGAGGAGGATCGCGTGCGCGGGCTGGAAACGGGCGCGGACGATTATGTGACCAAGCCCTTCTCGCCCCGCGAACTGGTGGCGCGCGTCGGCGCGGTGCTGCGGCGCGTGCGCCCCGCGCTGGCGGGCGAGACGCTGACCTTCGCGGATGTGGAGATGGACACGGTGGGGCACAAGGTCCGTCGCGGCGGCCAGGTGATCCCGCTCGGCCCCACGGAATTCCGCCTGCTCAAGCATTTCCTGGAGCATCCCGGCTGGGTCTTCTCCCGCGAGCGGCTGCTGGACAGCGTATGGGGGCAGGACAGCGACATCGAACTGCGCACGGTGGACGTGCATATCCGCCGCCTGCGCAAGGCGATCAACGCGGACGGCCGCCATCGCGACATCATCCGCACGGTGCGCTCGGCCGGCTATGCGCTGGATACCGACGGAGCGGCGTGA
- the phoU gene encoding phosphate signaling complex protein PhoU, whose protein sequence is MAEHTIKAFDQEMDKLRGLIAEMGGRAESAIEKAMLALQRHDEALAAEVVADDKRIDAIEAEVEKLAIEIIALRAPMANDLRDVIAALKIVGVVERIGDYAKNIAKRVPLIAANQRTQEPIALLPSMGQVAAEMVQDALNAFAARDAELAIAVVERDTVVDDFYNSVFRTLVTFMVENPKTISECAHLLFIAKNIERIGDHATNVAEMVYYAATGQTLPDRERGGAAAAEG, encoded by the coding sequence ATGGCAGAACATACGATCAAGGCGTTCGATCAGGAGATGGACAAGCTGCGCGGCCTGATCGCCGAAATGGGCGGCCGCGCCGAATCGGCCATCGAAAAGGCGATGCTGGCGCTGCAACGCCATGACGAGGCGCTGGCGGCGGAGGTCGTCGCCGACGACAAGCGCATCGACGCCATAGAGGCGGAGGTGGAGAAGCTCGCCATCGAGATCATCGCGCTTCGCGCCCCGATGGCCAACGACCTGCGCGACGTGATCGCGGCATTGAAGATCGTCGGCGTGGTCGAGCGGATCGGCGACTATGCCAAGAACATCGCCAAGCGCGTGCCCCTGATCGCCGCCAACCAGCGGACGCAGGAACCCATCGCGCTTCTTCCCTCCATGGGGCAGGTCGCGGCGGAGATGGTGCAGGATGCCCTCAACGCCTTCGCGGCGCGGGACGCGGAACTGGCCATCGCCGTGGTCGAGCGCGACACGGTGGTGGACGATTTCTACAACAGCGTCTTCCGCACGCTGGTCACCTTCATGGTCGAAAATCCCAAGACGATCAGCGAATGCGCCCATCTGCTGTTCATCGCCAAGAATATCGAGCGGATCGGCGACCATGCCACCAATGTGGCGGAGATGGTCTATTATGCCGCGACCGGCCAGACCCTGCCCGACCGCGAACGCGGCGGCGCGGCGGCGGCGGAGGGCTGA
- the pstB gene encoding phosphate ABC transporter ATP-binding protein PstB, with protein sequence MTAMMHEQQTLAPAAEPKMTARDVKVFYGDKQAIKGVSIDVDMDNVTAFIGPSGCGKSTFLRTLNRMNDTVASARVEGAITLDGEDIYAPSMDVVQLRARVGMVFQKPNPFPKSIYENIAYGPRIHGLAHAKADLDVIVEKSLRRAGLWDEVKDRLHDSGTALSGGQQQRLCIGRAIAVEPEVILMDEPCSALDPIATAKIEELIHELRGRYAIVIVTHNMQQAARVSQRTAFFHLGELVEYGVTSDIFTNPKQERTKDYITGRYG encoded by the coding sequence ATGACAGCCATGATGCATGAACAACAGACGCTGGCCCCTGCCGCAGAGCCCAAGATGACGGCCCGCGACGTCAAGGTCTTCTATGGCGACAAGCAGGCCATCAAGGGCGTGTCGATCGATGTCGACATGGACAATGTCACCGCCTTCATCGGCCCGTCGGGCTGCGGCAAGTCGACCTTCCTGCGGACGCTCAATCGCATGAACGACACCGTGGCCAGCGCGCGTGTCGAAGGCGCGATCACGCTGGACGGGGAGGACATCTACGCCCCCAGCATGGACGTGGTGCAACTGCGCGCCCGCGTCGGCATGGTGTTCCAGAAGCCCAACCCCTTCCCCAAGTCGATCTACGAGAACATCGCCTATGGCCCGCGCATCCATGGCCTTGCCCATGCGAAGGCGGACCTGGACGTGATCGTCGAGAAATCGCTGCGCCGGGCGGGGCTTTGGGACGAGGTGAAGGACCGCCTGCACGACAGCGGCACCGCATTGTCGGGCGGCCAGCAGCAGCGCCTGTGCATCGGCCGCGCCATCGCCGTCGAACCGGAAGTGATCCTGATGGACGAGCCATGCTCCGCGCTGGACCCCATCGCGACGGCGAAGATCGAGGAACTGATCCACGAACTGCGCGGCCGCTACGCCATCGTGATCGTGACGCACAATATGCAGCAGGCGGCCCGCGTGTCGCAGCGGACCGCCTTCTTCCACCTGGGCGAACTGGTCGAATATGGCGTGACGTCGGACATATTCACCAATCCGAAGCAGGAACGGACGAAGGATTACATCACCGGACGCTACGGCTGA
- the pstA gene encoding phosphate ABC transporter permease PstA, which yields MTAERLPTDWKSDAMRRRIARRYAAERRFRAAGLFAVLLSAAFLAFLLFTMVGNGLRGFTGTEIAVKVDFPASPLLLDPNAITDQALANANLPMVTGEVVKKALGADAEQWVAPTAWTALRDAIKADPKILAQTVTIRLPAATAIDLAAKGDGSPEAEAAVARLDKAGLLTTGINWGFLTASDGTDPTQVGIWGAFKGSLLTMLVTLALSFPIGVATAVYLEEYARKNWMTDIIEVSINNLAAVPSIIFGLLGLSIFLNFLHLPRSAALVGGMTLALMTMPVIVIAGRNAIKSVPPSIRDAALGIGASPVQVVFHHVLPLALPGILTGTIIGMARALGETAPLLMIGMRAFIATPPGGITDPATVLPVQIFLWSDEVSKGFVEKTSAAIIVLLVFLLAMNGLAIYLRNKFERRW from the coding sequence ATGACCGCCGAACGCCTCCCCACCGACTGGAAGTCGGACGCGATGCGCAGGCGGATCGCCCGGCGCTACGCCGCCGAGCGCCGGTTCAGAGCCGCAGGGCTGTTCGCCGTGCTGCTGTCCGCCGCTTTCCTCGCCTTCCTGCTGTTCACCATGGTCGGCAATGGCCTGCGCGGCTTCACCGGGACGGAGATCGCGGTGAAGGTGGACTTCCCCGCCTCCCCGCTGCTGCTCGACCCCAACGCCATCACCGACCAGGCGCTCGCCAACGCCAACCTGCCGATGGTGACGGGCGAGGTCGTGAAGAAGGCGCTGGGCGCCGATGCCGAACAATGGGTGGCGCCCACCGCCTGGACCGCGCTGCGCGACGCGATCAAGGCCGATCCGAAGATCCTGGCGCAGACGGTGACGATCAGGCTGCCCGCCGCCACTGCAATCGACCTGGCCGCCAAGGGCGACGGGTCGCCCGAAGCGGAAGCGGCGGTGGCACGGCTGGACAAGGCGGGCCTGCTGACGACCGGCATCAACTGGGGCTTCCTGACCGCCAGCGACGGCACCGATCCGACCCAGGTCGGCATCTGGGGCGCGTTCAAGGGGTCGCTGCTGACCATGCTGGTGACGCTGGCGCTCAGCTTTCCCATCGGGGTCGCGACTGCCGTCTATCTGGAGGAATATGCGCGCAAGAACTGGATGACCGACATCATCGAAGTGTCGATCAACAACCTCGCCGCCGTCCCGTCCATCATCTTCGGCCTGCTGGGCCTGTCGATCTTCCTCAACTTCCTGCACCTGCCGCGATCGGCCGCGCTGGTCGGCGGCATGACGCTGGCGCTGATGACCATGCCGGTCATCGTCATCGCGGGCCGCAACGCCATCAAGTCCGTGCCGCCCAGCATCCGCGACGCGGCGCTCGGCATCGGGGCCAGCCCGGTGCAGGTGGTGTTCCACCATGTGCTGCCGCTGGCCCTGCCCGGCATCCTCACCGGCACCATCATCGGCATGGCCCGCGCCTTGGGGGAGACCGCGCCGCTGCTGATGATCGGCATGCGCGCCTTCATCGCCACGCCGCCCGGCGGGATCACCGATCCGGCGACCGTGTTGCCGGTGCAGATCTTCCTCTGGTCCGACGAAGTCTCCAAGGGCTTCGTCGAAAAGACCTCCGCCGCCATCATCGTCCTGCTGGTCTTCCTGCTCGCGATGAACGGCCTCGCCATCTACCTGCGCAACAAGTTCGAAAGGCGGTGGTGA
- the pstC gene encoding phosphate ABC transporter permease subunit PstC — translation MTGSATFLLLAGLGAIAWVSARARALRLQGAARASGRRDAVHSLPGYHGWYVALWTLVPAGIFLAVWANVAPGLVTQDVLGSPAAQALPADDFSRSAILGEARAIATGMQAGAFNPLSQGLVEPYRDAIGKYGLAGTALAIMLAFAGGAYAFTRVRPDFRARTRVERLVMATLLIASLLAIVTTLGIVASLLWESFRFFSMVSPLDFLFGAKWSPQSAALGYGNDDAFGAVPLFWGTIFIGAIIAMAVAIPLGLMSAIYLTQYASPTVRRWMKPTLEMLAGVPTVVYGYFAALTIAPALRDFAVTIGIHGASSESALAAGLVMGVMIIPFVSSMADDSIAAVPQSMRDGSLAMGATTSETIRRVLIPAALPGVVGGVLLAVSRAIGETMIVVMAAGLAANLTLNPFASVTTVTTQIVQLLTGDQEFDSAKTLAAFALGLVLFIVTLLLNIVALRVVKKYREAYE, via the coding sequence ATGACAGGTTCCGCCACCTTCCTGCTGCTGGCTGGCCTGGGCGCCATAGCCTGGGTCAGCGCCCGCGCCCGCGCGCTGCGGCTGCAAGGCGCGGCGCGGGCCTCCGGCCGCCGCGACGCCGTGCATAGCCTGCCGGGCTATCATGGCTGGTATGTCGCGCTCTGGACGCTGGTGCCCGCCGGCATCTTCCTGGCGGTCTGGGCGAATGTCGCGCCGGGCCTGGTCACGCAGGACGTGCTAGGCAGCCCGGCGGCGCAGGCCCTGCCCGCCGACGATTTCTCGCGCTCCGCCATATTGGGCGAGGCGCGGGCCATCGCCACGGGGATGCAGGCGGGGGCGTTCAACCCGCTGTCGCAGGGCCTGGTCGAACCATATAGGGACGCCATCGGCAAATATGGGTTGGCGGGCACGGCGCTGGCGATCATGCTGGCCTTTGCCGGGGGGGCCTATGCCTTCACCCGCGTCCGCCCCGATTTCCGGGCGCGCACGCGGGTCGAGCGGCTGGTGATGGCGACCCTGCTGATCGCTTCACTGCTCGCCATCGTTACGACGCTGGGCATCGTCGCATCCCTGCTGTGGGAGAGCTTCCGCTTCTTCTCCATGGTCAGCCCCCTCGATTTCCTGTTCGGCGCCAAATGGAGCCCGCAATCGGCCGCGCTCGGCTATGGCAATGACGACGCCTTCGGCGCGGTGCCCCTGTTCTGGGGGACCATCTTCATCGGCGCGATCATCGCCATGGCCGTCGCCATCCCGCTCGGCCTGATGAGCGCCATCTACCTCACCCAATATGCCAGCCCGACCGTGCGCAGGTGGATGAAGCCGACGCTGGAGATGCTGGCGGGCGTCCCGACCGTGGTCTACGGCTATTTCGCGGCGCTCACCATCGCCCCGGCGCTGCGCGACTTTGCCGTGACGATCGGCATCCACGGCGCCTCTTCGGAAAGCGCGCTGGCGGCGGGGCTGGTGATGGGCGTGATGATCATTCCCTTCGTCTCCTCCATGGCGGACGACAGCATCGCCGCCGTGCCGCAGTCGATGCGCGACGGCAGCCTCGCCATGGGCGCCACCACCAGCGAGACGATCCGCCGCGTGCTGATCCCCGCCGCGCTGCCCGGCGTGGTCGGCGGCGTGCTGCTGGCCGTCAGCCGCGCCATCGGCGAGACGATGATCGTGGTGATGGCGGCGGGCCTGGCCGCCAACCTGACGCTCAACCCCTTCGCCAGCGTGACGACGGTGACGACGCAGATCGTCCAGCTTCTGACCGGCGACCAGGAATTCGACAGCGCCAAGACGCTCGCCGCCTTCGCCCTGGGGCTGGTGCTGTTCATCGTCACGCTGCTGCTCAACATCGTGGCCCTGCGGGTCGTGAAGAAATATCGCGAGGCTTACGAATAA